GCGCTACGGGCTCCACTTCATGTTCTCCGACAGGTGCCGGTACGAGCGCAACCTGTTCCGTGGGAACGGCGCGGGCGTGGCCGTGATGTACACGCGGCACGTGGAGATGACGGGCAACCGGTTCGAGGACAACCGGGGCAGCGCGTCGTTCGGGCTGCTGCTGAAGGAGATCTCGGACAGCCGCGTGGATCGCAACGTCTTCCGCTCCAACACCGTGGGGCTCTACGCGGAGGGTGCGAACCGCACCGTCGTCCAGGACAACGACTTCGTTTCGAACGGCTGGGCGGTGCGGATCCTGGCCAACTCGCTGGCCAGCGAGTTCCGACGCAACAACTTCGTCGGGAACACGTTCGACGTCGCGACGAACAGCCGCTCGAGTCACAGCACGTTCGAGCACAACCACTGGGACACCTACCGGGGCTACGACCTGGACCGGGACGGCACGGGCGATGTGCCGCACCACCCGGTCCGGCTGTTCTCGCTCCTGGTGGAGCGCATCGAGCCGGCGCTCGCGCTGCTGCGCAGCCCGTTCGTCTCGTTGCTGGACGCGGCGGAGCGCGTGTTGCCCGTGCTCACGCCGGAAGCGCTCGTGGACCGCGCGCCCGCGATGCGCGCGTTCGCGCGGGAGGAGACGTCGTGATCCGGCTCGAGGACGTGCACAAGCGGTACGGCCGGCTGGAAGTGCTGAAGGGCCTCGACCTGGGGTTCGAGGCCGGCACGGTCACCGCGGTGGCGGGGCCGAACGGCTCCGGCAAGAGCACGCTGCTGCGCATCGTGCTGGGGCTGGTGCGACCGGACCGCGGCCGCGTCTACTTCGACGGCAAGCCGCTGAACGGCGACTGGCGCTACCGGGAGCGGGTCGGCTACATGCCGCAGGTCGCGGCGTTCCCGGAGAACCTGACGGGCGCCGAGGTGCTGGCGCTGCTCAAGGACCTGCGGGGCAACCCTGCGGATACCGACGAGGAGCTGGTGGACGCATTCGCGCTGGGCCCGGAGCTGGGCAAGCCGGTCCGCACGCTGTCCACGGGCACGCGGCAGAAGGTGAGCGCGGCCGCCGCGTTCCTGTTCCGCCCGGACGTGCTGGTGCTGGACGAGCCGACGGCAGGGCTGGACCCCGCGGCGAGCGCGGCGCTCAAGGACAAGATCCTGCGGGAGAAGGCGGCGGGCCGGACGTTCATCCTCTCGTCCCACATCATGAGCGAGCTGGAGGAGCTGGCGGACCGCGTGGTCTTCCTGCTGGACGGCACGGTGCGCTACGCCGGGCCGGCGCTCGGGTTGGCGGCGGAAACGGGGCAGGCGAACCTCGAGCGGGCGGTCGCCCAGCTCATGCGGAGGACGGCATCGTGAACGGTGCGGTGAAGGTCATCCGATACGAGCTGCGGGACGTGCTGCGCAGCCGCTGGGTTCTCGCGTATACGTTGTTCTTCCTCGGTTTCTGTGAGCTGCTGTTCCGCACACAGGGCAGCGGGACACGGGTGCTGCTCAGCCTGGTCAACGTGGTGCTGCTGCTGGTGCCGCTGGTCGCGATCGTGTTCGGCACCGTCTACCTGTACGGCTCGCGCGCCTTCATCGAGCTGCTGCTGGCGCAGCCGCTGAGCCGCGGCCGGCTGTTCGCCGGGCTGTACATCGGTCTCGCGGCGTCGCTGGCCGGGGCGTTCCTGCTGGGCGTCGGCATCCCGTTCGCGCTGCACGGGGCAGGGGAGCCAGGAGTGTATGGCACGCTGCTGGTGCTCGCGCTGTGCGGGACTCTCCTCACCTTCGTCTTCACCGGCCTGGCCGTCTGGATCGCGACGCGCTTCGAGGACCGCCTCAAGGGCTTCGGCGCCGCGATCCTGCTCTGGCTCGCCTTCGCGATCGTCTACGACGGCGTGGTGCTCGTCATCGCCGCTGCGTTCGCGGACTACCCCCTCGAGCGGGCCATGATCACGCTGATGATGCTGAACCCGGTGGACCTCGCCCGGGTGCTGATGCTGCTTCGGCTCGACGTCGCCGCGCTCATGGGCTACACCGGTGCCGCGTTCGAGCGGTTCTTCGGCAGCGGTGCGGGCGCGGCGCTGGCGCTGACCGCGCTGCTGGCGTGGTGGGCGGCGCCGGTGGCGCTGGGGCTACGGGCGTTTCGGAGGAAGGATTTCTGAGGGGTCAGCGGAAACCGGCGGCGGCTACACGCCCTGCGTGGAATCAGAAGTCGCCGTATCCCTCGTTGATGCAGGCGACCCCGGACGTCGGAATCTCCTCGAATCGCTCCAGTGACCGACTCGCCCGCCACGCGCGCCGGATCTTCGTGAACCACTGGGCATCTTCCGGCTCGACGATTGCGACGATCTCCGTGTCATTCGTGCCGTCGATCTGACAGAGGCCGCCGTAGGAGAGCAGTTCATCGTCGCGCAGGGCCGGAAGATGGAGTACAGCACGAACGTTCCAGTAGGGCTTGCCCGCCTCGTCCCAATGCGTGAAGCGGGTCAGCCACAGCATCTGTCCGGATGGGCCCGCGATCAGCGTGAGGGCGTACTCGGGCTCGTCGACGAAATCCAGCAGGGATCCGCCGAGCTCTTCGAGCCCGGCAGGAAGCGTTCCATACCGCAGCCCGACGTAGTCCATCGCCCCGCTGCCGGCGTCTGCCGCGGCGCTATCGGCGCTCGGCGCTTCAGGGGGCGAGTCCGCGGCGGTGCGGGGTGCTTCGGAGCAGGTCCGGAGCGCAGGGATGAGAAGCAGCATTCGCAGTCGTTTCATCCCATCGTCCTCCCGGGAGCGTGAAACCGTGTTGCGGGAACGGCCTCATACAGGGCACAGAAGCCTGCCAAGAAGGTGCTCGCGTCTGTTGGCTCCCTCGGGTGCTCATGTTCTCCCTCACCCATAGGCCGTTGCGGCCCACGTGGGATTTTCGAGCCGGTTCCGCGGGGTTCGGTCAGACACGGCAGCTTTCAAGCTAGCACCGCAAGCACCGCCGCCGCCACGACCCCGGGTTCCGCTGGCGAGCCGGTACGTGCTGCACATCCATACGATGATCCGAAACCACGAGGCGGCCCAAGCGATGCCCGCAGCGATCACGAGGGCCAGGAGTACCCAGGCAACGACGCGGATGACCAGGGGAAAGGGCTTGCAGAACGGTCCCGAGGGCGAGCATCCCCGATCCGAGCCACCCTCCGGAACGTTGGGGATCGCGAGGGCGCCGGGGACGACACCCACTCGTCGTGTCGGCAGATGCAGCGGCGTTGCTCTCGTTCCCGGTCCTCGACACCACGATCGCCCCTTGCGGCGCCCTGGTCCCGCTGTTGCGCCTGACGAAGCCCCGTCCACGCCGGGCGCCAGGGCGGTCGTAGGCTCACGATCTGCAACCCGGGTTGCGACCGCAAGGGGCCCATCGCGGCCTCAACCCGCCAGACTTGATCGCTGTGGCCCCCGTGATGAGGGCAGCACCGACGGGGACCCGGTAGACGCCGATCACGTCGATTCTGGAAGCCGTCACACGATCTCCGGGAGGAGCAAGCTTGGCGGCGGCACCGCAGAGTACTGGCAGGCCGTCTCAGCGATCACGCGTCGGCGACGCCACGCTAACCCACCTCTCCGTCCCCGCTGATCGGACGTACACGGTACCGGACTCCGGCAACGCCGACACCAGCCGCCGCAGCTCCGCTTCGCTCCCGTGCCCGTAGTCCACCCTCAGGCTCCGGCCCGACCGATTCTCGTGCGGTCCGTCCAGGGTGCCGCGAAGAGCCATGCCCGCGGCCTCGCCGAAGCGAATGGGGACACCGTTCACCCGCAGTGCAATCCAATGCTGGATCATCGTTGCCTCACTGGCCGCGCTGTGGGCGTCTCTCGTCCCCACATTGCCGACGTGCACCGCGCCAGGACCTGGCGCACCCTCCGGGGCGGTAGCGTCGCGCTCGGCTGCGCCGTCATGCGAGCAGACCGATCTTCTGGGCCTCCTCTAAAGCCCGGGTCGCTTCGTGGACCTCTCCTCCAGCCTGTGGCGCGGTCGCCGCCGAACTCCTTGTACGGGTAGCCCGGCAGACTGCTCGGGGTGCCCGGCTCGTTCCGGCGTGTGGATCACGAGCGCGGCCTCGGTCTCGACCAGCGCCCGGTACGAGCGCGGCTCCGCCGGCGCCTCCCGGTTGCTTTCGGCCGCACGTGCAATGGCCTCGCGCAGCGCAGGGCTCGCGTACGTGGAGTCTGCCTGGATCAGTGCGGCGCCGAGGAGGAGGACGAACATCGGATCGCGCCGTTCGGGTCAGAGGATGGATACCGGCCACGGTGGTCCACCCGATGGCCGCACGTCGTCACCAGGACGCACCTCGCGTTTACGGTCGCGGCGCGCCGGAGGTTTCGATCCGCCAGGGCGCGCCGCGCAGGGCCATCTCATGGCGGCGGCGCGATACCCCGGGGGCGGCGCGGCGTCTCCGTTGCGTGCCGACGCGCCAGGTCTCACATCCACAGGACCAGCGATCGCCCCGCGCCGTTCACACATTGTGATTGGAGCGCGCCCCGTCGCGGCGCGTCAGGCGGCGTCATCGCCTCACGGCCGGTCCACCGAGAAGCGTGCGCGCGTGTCAGCCGCGGCGGAGCAGAGTCCAGTTCCTTAGGGAGGCGATCATGCTCCAGTCGCGGCGATCCGTCTACCACCGGTTCCACGTTGGGGCCTTCGTCGCTGATCTGTTGGCTGCGGAAGCCGACTTGAGCGTAGCGATCCGCTGGGTCGCCGCACCTGCGGATCCGCCCATGCGCGGCGAGCCCCCGCGCTGCAGACCCGCCTCGCGATCCGGAACCGACGGCGCTCCGGGGGCCGTGCCGATCGCATCAGCGACCTGTCCACCGGCCCGTCCCACTGCACAATCCTTGCGGTTTCTCGCCTCGGAGCCAACCCGGGAGGCGAGATGGTCACGCGAGCGTTCGAGGACAGCGTCGAGGCCGCGCTGGAGCGGATGGAGCCGGTGCAGGAGGCGGGGCTGAAGACCGCCCGTGCGGTGCACGACGCGGTGCTGAGCGACGAGCGGGCGCGCGGCGTCGCGGACGCGCTGCACGGCACCTGGCTGGGCCACCCGCTGCACCCGGTGCTGACGGACGTGACGATCGGGGCGTGGATCCTGGGCGGCGTGTTCGATGCGGTGGGCGCGCTCACCGGCTCGCGCTTTGCGCGCCGCGCGGGCGACACGTTGATCGGCATCGGCGCTGCTTCGGCGGTGCCCACCGCGGTTGCCGGGATCGCGGATTACTCGACCATCCCGCAGCAGGCCGCGACGGCCGGGACGTTGCACGGCCTGCTGAACACCGTCGGCCTCAGCCTGTACCTGCTCTCGCTGCGCGACCGCCGCAACGGCAGGCGTGCGCGAGGCCTGCTGTTCTCATCGCTCGCGCTCGGGCTCACCGGCATCTCCGCGTGGCTGGGCGGGCACATGGTCTACAGGCACGGGGTCGGCGTGGACCACAGCGACACGTTCAGCGGCCCGAAGGACTGGACGCCCGTCCTGGATGCGGACGAGCTCGAGGACCGCACGCCGAGGCGCATCGAGGTCGAGGGCAAGCCCGTGCTGCTGTTCCGCGAGGGAAACGACATCTACGCCATCGGCGCGACGTGCGCACACGCGGGCGGCCCGTTGGACCAGGGCAAGTTCTACGACACGTGCGTGCAGTGCCCCTGGCACGACTCGGTCTTCGACCTTGCCGACGGCCACATCGTGCACGGGCCCGCGACGCAGCCGCAGCCGGTGTTCGACACGCGGATCAGGAACGGGCAGGTAGAGCTCCGGCTCCGCGAGGATTGACCGGATCGGGAGCCCGGAAACGGCGAGGGGCCGGTCATGCGCCCTCGAAGAACGTCGGCACCACGGGGCGGCGGCCATACACACCGACCTGGCCGCCGCTCCCGTTCGTTCAGGCGGACGGGACGGTCACGAAGAACCGCGCGCCCTTCCCCTCCTCGCTCTCCACCCAGATACGGCCGCCGTGCGCCTCCACGATGCCCTTGGCGATGGAGAGGCCGAGGCCGACGCTCCGGCGGCCGGAGTTGCGTGCCTGCCAGAAGCGGTCGAACAGGTGAGGAAGCTGATCGGCCGGGATGCCGGGCCCCGTGTCGCGGACCTCGAAGCGGACCTGGTCGCCATCGCGCGAGACGTAGACGCCCACGCGGCCACCTTCCGGCGTGAATTTGATGGCGTTGCCGACCAGGTTGCCCAGCGCCTGCAGCAGGCGGTCGCGGTCGGCGCGCACCACCGGCGGCTCCGGCTCCAGGCACCGCAGCTCGAGGTCGAGCGATTTCTCCTTCGCGAGGACACGGAAGGAGTCGTCCAGGCCCTGGAGCAGCGCCGCCGCGCTGTGGGGCCGCGGCTCCACCACCAGCCGCCCGGCTTCGATGCGCCGTAGGTCGAGCAGATTGGTCACCAGCCGGTCCATCTCCTCGGCCGCGGTGCGGATGCCCTCCACCTGCTCGCGGGCCGCGACCAGTTCCCTGGGCAACGTCCGGAGCAGGACGCGGCTGCGGATGAACACGGCGCTGAGCGGGTTGCCGAGGTCGTGCGAGAGGATCGCGAGCACGTCGTCCCGCGCAGCGATCGCCCGCTGCGCCTCACGGTACAGCCGGGCGTTGTCCAGCGCGAGCGCCGCCCGACGGCCGAGGTCCTCGGCGAGCGCCACGTCCGCTGGGTCACGGAAGCGGCCGGGCGTGCGCGAGAAATACTGCATCGTGCCGAGCAGGTGGCCCCGCGCGGCGAGCGGCACGGACAGCACGGACCGCACCGCCATCTCGCGCAGCACCCGGAGGTGCTCGTCATTCGCCGCGATCTCCGCTAGGAACGCCTCCGAGAAGTCATCGATCAGGACGGATTCGCCGCTGTCGAGCACCTTCCACACGGGATGCGGCCGACTGCGGTCGAGCGGGATACGCTGCAGCGCGGCAGCGAGATCGGCATCCTCCGGGTCACGGTGCGCGACGACGAGCCGCGCGGTGCCGTCGTCCTGCACGATGTCCACGGAGCAGAAGTCGGCGAGCGACTGGACGGCGATGCGTGCGATGTTGCGGAGCGTGACCTCGTAGTCCAGCGACGACGCGAGCTCGCGGCCCGCGTCGGCAAGCACCTGGAGGCGCTCGGCGGCGCGCTGCCGCTCCGTGATGTCGCGCAGCACCGCCGTGAACAGCAGCCGGCCGTCCACCTCGAGCTTCGAGATGGACGCCTCCGCCGGGAACTCGGTGCCATCCTTCCGCAACCCGTAGATCTGGCTCCGCTCGGCCATGCGCCGCGCCCGCTCGGGGCCGGCCGCGAACGCAGGGATGTGGAGGCCGCGATGGCCGCGCCGGAACCGCTCGGGAATGAGGATGTCGAGCGGCTGGCCGATGACTTCATCCCGCGAGTAGCCGAAGATCTCCTCGGCCCCCTGGTTGAAGATCAGGATCCGCTGATCTTCGTCGATCGTGATGATCGCGTCGGCGGCGATGTCGAGGATGGCGCCGAGGATCCGATCCGCATCGCGCCGAGGCACTTCTGCGGAAGGGATGCTCGAAACGTTTGACACCATGGCCGTCGGATGCAGAGGGCGGACGAACCGGCCTCGTGGCGCGGGCCGCTCGGCGGACCACGGCGCCCGGCCGACTCCCGGGAATATGGGGTCCTACCCGCGTTTGCGCCACGTGGTCCTCCGGCCGATGGGACGGAGGCCGTCAGTCGCCGGTCAGCATCCCTGTGCGGACGGCAAGACGGATGAGCTCGGAGCGGTGGGTGAGCCCGAGTTTCTCCATGATGCGGGAACGGTAGGTGTCGACGGTCTTGGGGCTGATAAAGAGCTTCTCGCCGATCTCGCTGGAGCTGTAGCCCTGGACGGTGAGGGCCATCACTTCCCGCTCGCGCTCGCTCAACTGGGCCAGCGGGTCCTTCTCGGCCTCCTGCCGCTTGTTCTTGAAGCCCTCGAGCAGCAGCCGGGCGGCGCTCGGGTACAGGAACACCTCGCCCTTCGCGACGGTGCGGATCGCGTGCGCCAGCTCCTCGTCCGCGCTGGTCTTCTTCACGTAGCCGCTGCCGCCCGCCTCCAGCACCGGGAGCAGGTATTCCTCCTCGGTGTGCATGGTCAGCACCAGCACCTTGGTCCCCTGGTTCAGCGCGGCGATCTGGCGCGTCGCCTCCAGTCCGTTCATCCCGGGCATCGAGAGGTCCATGACGACGACGTCGGGCTTGAGCGCCTTGGCCCGATCCACGGCCTCCTCGCCCGTGGACGCCTCGCCGACGACGTGCATGTCCTCCTCGGCATCCAGCAGCGCCTTCAGACCGGCACGCAGCACAGCATGGTCGTCGGCCAGCAGGATCCTGATGAGTTGCGACATGTCAGGCTCTCTCCTCTCCCGGCACGGGGATCCGGACCACCACGCGGGTACCGCGACCCGGCTCGCTGTGCACCTGAACGGTGCCGCCGACCCACGCCGCACGCTCTTCCATGCCCAGCAGCCCGATCGCCCCACGGCGCTCTGCTTCTGCGAGGTCGAAGCCGCGGCCGGAGTCCGCAATCGTCGCGACGACGTGGCGTTCCTCCCGCCCGATGACGACCTCTGCCTCCTTCGCGCCCGAGTGGCGGGCAGCGTTGCTCAACGCCTCCTGGATGATCCGATAGAGCGCCAGCTCGGCCTCGGGCGTGAGCAGGCCCGCGACCGGCGCGGCACGCACCCGGACCACGAAGCCGGTGGGCTCGGCGAGAGACCGGGCATAGGCCTCCACGGCCGGCAGCAGGCCGAGCATGTCGAGCGCCGGCGGACGCAGGTCGGACGCGTAGCGCCGCAGCCGCTCCGTCGCTGCGGCGAGGCCTTCCCGGACCTCGTCCAGCGCGCTGTCCCGCTCGGCCCCGTTGGCCTTGGTCCGGGCCAGCCGCAGCCGGATCATCAGCTCGCTCAGCGACTGAGCCGTGTCGCTGTACAGCTCCTGGGCGAGCCGCTTCCGCTCCTCCTCCGCCGCCTCGAGGGCCCGCGCCGTGATCGCCCGCAGCCGCGCCCGGTACGCGGCCACACGGTCCAACATTTCATTCAATACATCGATCACCGCGCGCAGGTCCCGGTCCGCCAGACGAGATGGCTGTGCCCGCGCCTCCAGGTCGCCCGCGGCCACCCGCCGCGCCGTGCGCTCCAGCTCGCGGAGCGGGTCCAGCGCGAGCCGCACGAGCACCGCGTTCACCGCCACGCTCGCCGCCGCACCCACCAGCACCAGCGGGGCAACGCGCAACAGCGCCGCCCGGTCCACCGGCCCGCCGAACAACCCGACCGCCGCCGCGGCCGCGACCAGCATCGCCAGCGTGACGATGACGCCGTTCGCGATCAGGATCTTGGCAGACAGGCTGACGCCGAGCAAGCGCCCGACGAGCGAACGGGGCGCTCCCGGCGCCCCGCCCCGGCCCTTGCCCTCGACTTCTCCGGGAGCGTCCCGTCCCGTCATCCCGACTCTACGCGCCGCCGCAATACCTTCCATGAAACCCGACTGCCTGTCGCTCAAGTCTACAGGATCGGTGGGGCGCGTCTGTCCGGCGACGCCCCAACCCGTGTAGGGAGTTTCCCTACACGGCCATCGCCACCATCTCCTCATTCCGCGGCGAACCGGTGGCGGCGAGGGCCGTGTTGCAGACCAGGACGGGCTGCTTGCTGGTACGCACCACCTTGTCCGCGACGCTGCCGAGCAACAGCCGCTGCGGCCCGCCGAGGCCGCGGGTGCCGATGGCGATGAGGTCCGTGTCGTGGGCCTCCGCGTACTCGGTGATGGCGGAGGCCGCGGACGGCGCGATCACGACGGCGCCGGCGACGTCGTGGCCCTCGTCGCTCAAGCGTTCAGCGAGCCGGGAGACGTACTCGACGGCCTCGCGCCGGCGGTCGGAGAGCGTCGGGTCGTCGAAGAGGGCGGACGGCGGGCCGAAGTCGGCGATGACGGAGACCGGCGTCACGACGCGGAGCAGCGAGTACCGGGCGTCCGTCGGCTTGCCGAACTTGATGGCCTCCTCGATGACGCGCTCGGCCGCCTCGGAGCCGTCCAGCGGGATCAGGATGTGACGGGCGGCGGTGCGTCGAACGCGGGCGCGGTCCTTCTCTTCCGGCCGGATCAGCAGGACCGGCACGCTCGACTGGCGGATGAAGGAGTCGGCGACGCTGCCCAGCCACGCGCGGCTGAGGCCGCCACGGCCGTGGGTGGTCATGACCACGAGCTCGATCCCGTGTTCGCGGACGTAGCTCCGGAGCACGTCGGCGATCGCGCGGCGCGGCGGGTTGGAGTACGACACGCCGGCGATGGTGTCCGCGAGCAGGGCGAACGACACGGAATCGGAGAGCTCGTCTGACGTGCGTGCCGCGATGGCGTCGAGGTAGTCGCGCTCGGGGTCGCAACGGACGCCGGCGCGCCCGCGCACGGGCCTCGAGCCGGTGCGGACGTGGACGAGGTGCAGGCGCGCCGCACAGCGTTTGGCGAGTGCGATGGCGACCGGCAACGCCTGCTCGCTGAACGGCGAGCCGTCGAGCGGAACCATGATCGAGCGGTACATGGTCGTCACCGTCCTTTCTACGTACGCGTTGCGGTCCTGCGGTCCCGCTCCGCGCTCCTGCGGGTGCGGATCCCGGCGAGCGCGTACGCCGGGGAGTAGGCCGTGACGCCGGTCGCGAACAGGACCATGCCGGCCCCCCACGCGATGGCCTTTTCGGTGCCCGTCAGCCCGCCCGCCGCGAGGGCGAAGGCGACGAGCGCGAGGCCCGAGACGATCCGAACGACGCGGTCGGCGGTGCCGACGTTGAGACCGGCGCTCATGTGTGCCTCCGGGCGGAGTCCTAGCCGTACGCCACGAAGCTAGGGCACGGGGAGTGCCGGGTCTGTCGGGGCGCGGAGGAAAACGTGTAGGTGTTTGCCCGGCTGTCGGGCTGGAGGTCGGCGGATATCATTCCCCGGAGCAGACCCCGTACCTTGGAGCGTGCCGGTGGACCCACGGCCGCGTTCCGGCGGCTGCGAGGGCGAACGTGGTGTCCGGCGCGGGCCGGGCGGGCTCGCGTGGAAAGGAGG
This genomic window from bacterium contains:
- a CDS encoding nitrous oxide reductase family maturation protein NosD, producing RYGLHFMFSDRCRYERNLFRGNGAGVAVMYTRHVEMTGNRFEDNRGSASFGLLLKEISDSRVDRNVFRSNTVGLYAEGANRTVVQDNDFVSNGWAVRILANSLASEFRRNNFVGNTFDVATNSRSSHSTFEHNHWDTYRGYDLDRDGTGDVPHHPVRLFSLLVERIEPALALLRSPFVSLLDAAERVLPVLTPEALVDRAPAMRAFAREETS
- a CDS encoding copper ABC transporter ATP-binding protein, with translation MIRLEDVHKRYGRLEVLKGLDLGFEAGTVTAVAGPNGSGKSTLLRIVLGLVRPDRGRVYFDGKPLNGDWRYRERVGYMPQVAAFPENLTGAEVLALLKDLRGNPADTDEELVDAFALGPELGKPVRTLSTGTRQKVSAAAAFLFRPDVLVLDEPTAGLDPAASAALKDKILREKAAGRTFILSSHIMSELEELADRVVFLLDGTVRYAGPALGLAAETGQANLERAVAQLMRRTAS
- a CDS encoding ABC transporter permease, translated to MVNGAVKVIRYELRDVLRSRWVLAYTLFFLGFCELLFRTQGSGTRVLLSLVNVVLLLVPLVAIVFGTVYLYGSRAFIELLLAQPLSRGRLFAGLYIGLAASLAGAFLLGVGIPFALHGAGEPGVYGTLLVLALCGTLLTFVFTGLAVWIATRFEDRLKGFGAAILLWLAFAIVYDGVVLVIAAAFADYPLERAMITLMMLNPVDLARVLMLLRLDVAALMGYTGAAFERFFGSGAGAALALTALLAWWAAPVALGLRAFRRKDF
- a CDS encoding histidine kinase; amino-acid sequence: MVSNVSSIPSAEVPRRDADRILGAILDIAADAIITIDEDQRILIFNQGAEEIFGYSRDEVIGQPLDILIPERFRRGHRGLHIPAFAAGPERARRMAERSQIYGLRKDGTEFPAEASISKLEVDGRLLFTAVLRDITERQRAAERLQVLADAGRELASSLDYEVTLRNIARIAVQSLADFCSVDIVQDDGTARLVVAHRDPEDADLAAALQRIPLDRSRPHPVWKVLDSGESVLIDDFSEAFLAEIAANDEHLRVLREMAVRSVLSVPLAARGHLLGTMQYFSRTPGRFRDPADVALAEDLGRRAALALDNARLYREAQRAIAARDDVLAILSHDLGNPLSAVFIRSRVLLRTLPRELVAAREQVEGIRTAAEEMDRLVTNLLDLRRIEAGRLVVEPRPHSAAALLQGLDDSFRVLAKEKSLDLELRCLEPEPPVVRADRDRLLQALGNLVGNAIKFTPEGGRVGVYVSRDGDQVRFEVRDTGPGIPADQLPHLFDRFWQARNSGRRSVGLGLSIAKGIVEAHGGRIWVESEEGKGARFFVTVPSA
- a CDS encoding DNA-binding response regulator; the encoded protein is MSQLIRILLADDHAVLRAGLKALLDAEEDMHVVGEASTGEEAVDRAKALKPDVVVMDLSMPGMNGLEATRQIAALNQGTKVLVLTMHTEEEYLLPVLEAGGSGYVKKTSADEELAHAIRTVAKGEVFLYPSAARLLLEGFKNKRQEAEKDPLAQLSEREREVMALTVQGYSSSEIGEKLFISPKTVDTYRSRIMEKLGLTHRSELIRLAVRTGMLTGD
- a CDS encoding universal stress protein; protein product: MYRSIMVPLDGSPFSEQALPVAIALAKRCAARLHLVHVRTGSRPVRGRAGVRCDPERDYLDAIAARTSDELSDSVSFALLADTIAGVSYSNPPRRAIADVLRSYVREHGIELVVMTTHGRGGLSRAWLGSVADSFIRQSSVPVLLIRPEEKDRARVRRTAARHILIPLDGSEAAERVIEEAIKFGKPTDARYSLLRVVTPVSVIADFGPPSALFDDPTLSDRRREAVEYVSRLAERLSDEGHDVAGAVVIAPSAASAITEYAEAHDTDLIAIGTRGLGGPQRLLLGSVADKVVRTSKQPVLVCNTALAATGSPRNEEMVAMAV
- a CDS encoding DUF2892 domain-containing protein; translated protein: MSAGLNVGTADRVVRIVSGLALVAFALAAGGLTGTEKAIAWGAGMVLFATGVTAYSPAYALAGIRTRRSAERDRRTATRT